The following coding sequences lie in one Haematobia irritans isolate KBUSLIRL chromosome 3, ASM5000362v1, whole genome shotgun sequence genomic window:
- the LOC142230563 gene encoding serine protease SP24D-like encodes MVSENIWKTSSLLCLLLALAVEGKPQSRIVGGGLAELGQFPYQVSLLATGSHHCGGAIISPYYIVTAAHCVVHGYYNKPIPADMLAVRAGSLSPYEGGQLVNVTKVKPNPSYWPYQHDIALVKLAEPLKFNDNVKAIEIATEDPPEGAEVSTSGWGRTMQGGELAPLLKFNMAKALGEEKCRKSLNYIPKGAICLQGINNGTGICKGDSGGPAVYNNRLVAVVSFFEDACAIKPDGFTSVPGHKGWLRENSSD; translated from the exons ATGGTTTCagaaaacatttggaaaactTCATCCCTGCTATGCCTTTTGTTGGCGCTGGCCGTTGAGGGTAAACCACAATCACGTATAGTTGGTGGCGGTTTAGCTGAACTGGGACAATTTCCTTATCAGGTATCCCTACTTGCTACTGGTTCTCATCATTGTGGTGGTGCCATCATATCGCCATATTATATAGTAACAGCAGCCCACTGTGTTGTCCATGGATACTATAATAAGCC aattcCTGCAGATATGTTAGCTGTTCGAGCCGGAAGTCTTTCGCCCTATGAAGGTGGCCAATTGGTTAATGTTACCAAAGTTAAACCTAACCCCAGCTATTGGCCTTATCAACATGACATTGCCCTAGTGAAATTGGCCGAACCCTTGAAATTCAATGATAATGTAAAAGCTATAGAAATCGCTACCGAAGATCCACCAGAAGGTGCCGAAGTTTCAACTTCTGGTTGGGGACGTACCATGCAAGGTGGAGAATTGGCACCCCTCTTGAAATTTAACATGGCAAAAGCTTTGGGTGAAGAGAAATGTAGGAAAAGTTTAAATTATATTCCCAAAGGTGCTATCTGTTTGCAAGGAATAAATAACGGTACCGGAATCTGTAAGGGAGATTCCGGTGGCCCTGCTGTCTATAACAATCGTTTGGTTGCTGTTGTCAGTTTCTTTGAGGATGCTTGCGCTATCAAACCAGATGGTTTTACCAGTGTTCCAGGTCACAAAGGGTGGCTGAGGGAAAATTCAAGCGATTGA
- the LOC142230564 gene encoding serine protease SP24D-like — protein sequence MTSESIWKSLSLLCLLLVWDVEGKPQPKTLPQSRIVGGDLAKLGQFPYQVSILALGSHHCGGAIISPYYIVTAAHCVVDGFYKKPVPANLLNVRAGSLSPYEGGQLLNVTKVKPNPSYWPYQHDIALLKLAEPLEFNDNVKAIEIATEDPPAGAEVSTSGWGRVSEGGELAPFLKFNMAKALGEEKCRKSLTYIPRGAICLHGINNGTGICKGDSGSPAVYNNRLVAVASFVEDACGVKPDGFTSVPGHKGWLRENSKD from the exons ATGACTTCAGAAAGTATTTGGAAATCTTTGTCCCTGCTATGTCTTTTGTTGGTGTGGGATGTTGAGGGTAAACCTCAACCGAAAACCCTCCCACAATCACGTATAGTTGGTGGGGATTTAGCTAAACTGGGTCAATTTCCTTATCAGGTATCCATACTTGCTCTTGGTTCTCATCATTGTGGTGGTGCCATCATATCACCATATTATATAGTAACAGCAGCCCATTGTGTCGTCGATGGATTCTATAAGAAACC AGTCCCTGCAAATTTGTTAAATGTCCGAGCCGGAAGTCTTTCGCCCTATGAAGGTGGCCAATTGCTTAATGTTACCAAAGTGAAACCTAACCCCAGTTATTGGCCTTACCAACATGATATAGCTCTATTGAAATTGGCCGAACCCTTGGAATTTAATGATAATGTAAAAGCTATAGAAATCGCTACCGAAGATCCACCAGCGGGTGCTGAAGTTTCAACTTCCGGTTGGGGACGTGTCAGTGAAGGTGGAGAATTGGCACCATTCTTGAAATTTAACATGGCAAAAGCTTTGGGTGAAgagaaatgtagaaaaagtttaACTTATATTCCCAGAGGTGCAATCTGTTTGCATGGAATAAACAACGGTACTGGCATTTGTAAAGGTGATTCCGGTAGTCCTGCGGTCTATAACAATCGTTTAGTAGCCGTTGCAAGTTTCGTTGAGGATGCTTGTGGTGTCAAACCAGATGGATTTACCAGTGTTCCTGGTCATAAGGGGTGGTTGAGAGAAAATTCCAAGGATTAA